A single region of the Saprospiraceae bacterium genome encodes:
- a CDS encoding histidine kinase: protein MQGWLKKITDYLTSSTLWMYLTLFLFISYLLQLSVTTNSWTAYLSNFLALCLLFFPVLIYSGWRSWLTKWEATIGRLIVWGYCFIAHPILLYTFRNEMPQDFFFFSKIDLSVGTIDNFFLTIGGIVLLTEIVVLGSNQIQKGLFQAKWFETIGLEKTILLFLFFLALIASTLGVILEVRANFSWGFTNVTLLILTFIANTMQVFLIYLGYYFFYYVNHYLLIPKVFKQKGAIYYGFAVAAMILVFYPIFVSLVHFLPVVRQLDFNRFTATPNIFAEDKGGLPFVIMVLSVPVIIAYEWFKQHNELAQLEKEKSATELNLLKQQINPHFFFNTLNNLYALSITQDKQTPEVIMQLSELMRYVIYKGKEEEVKLSEEIKYIEDYIQLQQIRLHKKLDFRFEKDIADDQIKVPPLLFIVLVENAFKHGIEVAERPCFLHLHLKVTETALRFSCTNSLEDQSATEGGIGLANLQRRLELRYPGEHQLQVEALADRYSALLTIDLKQSI, encoded by the coding sequence ATGCAAGGATGGCTTAAAAAGATAACGGATTATCTCACTTCCAGTACCCTTTGGATGTACCTCACCCTTTTTCTTTTTATAAGCTATTTGCTCCAATTATCCGTCACAACCAACTCATGGACGGCTTATCTCTCTAATTTTCTAGCCCTTTGTTTGCTATTCTTTCCCGTGCTGATTTATAGCGGATGGCGTTCCTGGTTGACCAAGTGGGAGGCTACCATTGGTCGGCTCATCGTTTGGGGCTATTGTTTTATCGCACATCCGATTCTCCTTTATACTTTCAGAAATGAAATGCCGCAAGACTTTTTTTTCTTTTCGAAAATAGATTTGTCCGTTGGCACGATTGATAATTTTTTTTTGACAATTGGAGGGATCGTACTACTGACAGAAATCGTTGTTTTAGGTAGCAACCAAATACAAAAAGGCTTATTCCAAGCTAAGTGGTTTGAAACGATCGGTCTTGAAAAAACCATCCTTTTGTTTTTGTTTTTTTTGGCCTTAATAGCTAGCACCTTAGGGGTGATTTTGGAGGTAAGGGCCAATTTTTCATGGGGTTTTACGAATGTCACCCTTTTGATTTTGACCTTTATCGCCAATACCATGCAGGTATTTCTCATTTATTTGGGGTACTATTTTTTTTACTATGTGAACCATTATCTATTGATTCCCAAGGTTTTCAAGCAAAAAGGAGCCATTTATTACGGCTTTGCTGTGGCAGCCATGATTTTGGTCTTTTATCCCATTTTTGTTAGCCTTGTTCATTTTTTGCCAGTGGTGAGGCAACTGGACTTTAATCGATTTACGGCTACGCCCAATATTTTTGCAGAAGACAAGGGCGGGCTTCCTTTTGTCATCATGGTGTTGAGTGTCCCCGTGATCATTGCTTATGAATGGTTTAAACAACACAACGAATTGGCACAATTGGAAAAAGAAAAATCAGCTACGGAATTAAACTTGCTAAAGCAACAAATCAACCCGCACTTCTTTTTTAATACCCTGAACAACCTCTACGCGTTGAGCATCACCCAAGACAAGCAAACCCCGGAAGTCATCATGCAATTGTCCGAATTGATGCGTTATGTTATTTATAAAGGGAAGGAAGAGGAAGTGAAGCTGTCCGAAGAAATAAAGTATATTGAGGACTACATCCAATTGCAACAAATTCGACTGCATAAAAAACTGGATTTTAGATTTGAAAAAGATATCGCCGATGATCAGATAAAGGTTCCGCCCTTGTTGTTTATCGTCCTCGTAGAAAATGCCTTTAAACATGGAATCGAAGTGGCTGAAAGGCCCTGCTTTTTGCACCTTCACCTCAAGGTTACGGAAACAGCACTTCGGTTTAGCTGCACCAACTCGCTAGAGGATCAATCCGCAACGGAAGGAGGAATTGGGCTGGCAAATTTGCAGCGGAGATTGGAACTGCGATATCCGGGAGAACACCAGCTGCAGGTGGAAGCCCTGGCAGATCGGTATAGCGCCCTTTTGACCATAGATCTTAAGCAAAGCATATGA
- a CDS encoding ABC transporter ATP-binding protein, whose protein sequence is MANLNISHLSKTYPNGVKAMDDLNLEIGTGMFGLLGPNGAGKSTLMRTIATLQSPDSGQIVFKGINVLEDPMSLRKILGYLPQEFGVYPKVSAENLLAYFATLKGVSSKKEKALLIDEVLEITNLSEVRKKHVSSYSGGMKQRFGIAQLLLNHPQLIIVDEPTAGLDPAERQRFLNILREIGTQHTVIFSTHIVDDVKELCHEMAIMNGGRVLQHLTPSAATAAIRGQIWTQVIQREDLERMEQTYTVLSSHYTRDNAIVLRVFAREQPAAGFSVAEPELEDVYFMALKA, encoded by the coding sequence ATGGCAAATTTAAACATCTCCCACCTTAGCAAAACCTACCCCAATGGTGTAAAGGCCATGGACGACCTTAATCTTGAAATTGGAACTGGCATGTTTGGCTTATTGGGCCCAAATGGCGCTGGAAAATCTACCCTGATGCGAACCATAGCTACCCTGCAAAGCCCTGATTCAGGTCAGATCGTATTCAAGGGCATAAATGTTTTGGAAGACCCCATGAGCCTACGGAAAATACTGGGTTATCTGCCCCAAGAATTTGGTGTTTACCCCAAGGTATCTGCAGAAAACCTCCTTGCCTATTTTGCGACCCTCAAAGGCGTAAGTTCCAAAAAAGAAAAAGCTTTATTGATCGATGAAGTATTGGAGATAACCAATTTATCCGAGGTCCGCAAAAAACATGTCAGCAGCTATTCAGGGGGAATGAAGCAACGATTTGGCATCGCTCAATTGCTATTGAATCATCCACAACTCATTATCGTCGATGAGCCTACGGCTGGCCTCGACCCCGCTGAGCGACAGCGATTCCTCAATATCCTTCGGGAAATCGGCACCCAACATACGGTCATTTTTTCCACCCATATTGTCGATGATGTCAAGGAGCTCTGCCACGAAATGGCCATTATGAATGGCGGGCGGGTGTTGCAACACCTCACGCCAAGCGCCGCAACGGCCGCCATCCGAGGGCAGATTTGGACCCAGGTCATCCAGCGAGAAGACCTGGAGCGAATGGAGCAAACCTACACGGTCCTATCCTCCCATTACACCCGGGATAATGCCATTGTTCTTCGCGTGTTTGCCCGGGAGCAGCCCGCTGCCGGGTTCTCCGTCGCCGAACCGGAGCTGGAGGATGTCTATTTCATGGCTTTAAAAGCATAA
- a CDS encoding M1 family aminopeptidase, protein MFYTIFKYECRHWLKQPTTYIYALFFFFISFSTMWMMSIEGSSESAKIINSPLQINLMANLFNTLMLFLLPSIIGLSIYRDFSHNMHTLLYSFPFSKRDYLFGKLLSSVLIVMAIIGMIGLGFMLAPFMPMVNPANVVPLHFAPYLQLYLVYLLPNILLFGAIVFAIVAFSRNIYAGFIAVILIIILQLIIEGLLKGVEWRYLAALLDPLGDEAVKYYTRFWTLAERNEQMPPLKGVIIYNRLLWLSISIAIFGGVFKYFTFSQEAFAWKTRKGTEMPVLKTNVGNIIKVNLPKVYFDFSFLQQLKITWHLSRIDFKQIISSWPFITILLAGFLAIFLQQSEMNPAYGIKLLPVTWKMLQVPTFIFSGLINLVTFLYAGILIHRSRIARIDALVDISPLPNWAFLLSKVIALVNIQISLLAFIIIAGIIVQIYNGYYQFEVGLYLFEVYGLHLIHFLIWACLAVFIQSLFTNPYLGFFILLLVPIGTITLPGFPEKVGLDFLSQEVFWYNKVPGYLLGFEYSDLNGYGTYLPIYFVYKTYWALGAMILLVLAYLCWTRGMTYSFKERMTLAKSRFKGPVRFAFLLFFVCFSGMGFSIYFEENVWHKSRVTTKDQELFKVENEKRYKRYEHIIQPRITAVNIKMDLFPKAHRFLATGEYTFVNQSAKPIDTLLVAYSFKEHTRYAFNKPLSVISEDSLRRLDVLKLQTGLLPGDSLKMTFELRNQDNTLLGTHSRALANGTFIGSQVFPKLGYRSVELTDNKKRAQYGLPQRTESTRSPSDSMALGYANPFNDTDWIDFEATVSTSDDQVAIAPGILQKEWQADGRRYFHYKTDHKITHAFTFNSGRYEVRKDQWEGVEVAIYYHKGHEHNLERLSKGVKASLAYNSEYFGPFKHAQIRIVEYPRSEGTYATVMGNVMPYAETYFICDVDENNENDLNLPFYVSAHEIAHHWWGHQVNPANVLGSKMVTESLAQYVALKVLERKYGKKMMRKFLRNDLDIYLSGRANESKKETPLRYSSLNQEYVNYQKGALAFYALSDYIGEENLNTALNAYAEKVRFQGPPFPNALALLDTIKRVVPDSLQYLVKDLFETITLYDNKVTGVTTTPLDNGKYQVDIDFSISKFRSDGYGHRFNSDDLKDSLSYTPEGEKATVFSLPLADYIEVGIFSEQEIDGKKQMVELYLQQQKITTIGHKMSIIVDQAPTEVGIDPYYKLIDIAPADNRKVLEHVSRSL, encoded by the coding sequence ATGTTTTACACTATATTCAAATACGAATGCAGGCATTGGTTGAAGCAACCAACTACTTATATCTATGCCCTGTTCTTCTTTTTCATCTCTTTTTCAACAATGTGGATGATGTCGATAGAGGGATCCTCTGAATCGGCCAAGATCATCAATTCGCCGCTGCAGATCAACCTGATGGCCAATTTATTCAATACACTCATGTTGTTTTTATTGCCTTCGATCATTGGCCTCTCCATCTATAGGGATTTCAGTCATAACATGCATACCTTGCTCTACTCCTTTCCTTTTTCTAAAAGGGATTATTTATTTGGCAAGCTACTGAGTTCGGTACTGATTGTGATGGCCATCATTGGTATGATTGGCCTTGGATTCATGCTAGCTCCTTTCATGCCAATGGTGAACCCGGCCAATGTCGTCCCGCTCCATTTTGCTCCTTATCTGCAACTGTATTTGGTTTATCTGCTGCCCAATATTTTGTTATTTGGTGCGATTGTCTTTGCCATTGTAGCCTTCTCGCGAAATATCTATGCCGGATTTATAGCGGTTATCCTGATCATTATTTTACAATTGATTATAGAAGGTTTACTAAAGGGCGTAGAATGGCGATACCTGGCCGCCTTACTCGATCCATTAGGGGATGAGGCGGTAAAATACTACACCCGCTTTTGGACCCTTGCCGAGCGAAACGAACAAATGCCGCCTTTAAAAGGCGTTATTATTTACAATAGGTTGCTGTGGTTGAGTATATCCATTGCCATTTTTGGAGGAGTATTTAAATATTTCACCTTTAGCCAAGAGGCCTTCGCCTGGAAAACCCGTAAGGGAACTGAAATGCCAGTGCTCAAAACCAATGTTGGAAACATCATAAAAGTGAATCTTCCAAAAGTCTATTTCGATTTTTCTTTTCTTCAGCAATTAAAAATCACGTGGCACTTATCCCGTATAGATTTTAAGCAAATTATCAGCAGTTGGCCTTTTATCACCATTTTATTAGCTGGCTTTTTGGCAATTTTCTTGCAACAGTCCGAAATGAACCCAGCCTATGGTATCAAATTGCTTCCCGTAACCTGGAAAATGTTACAAGTTCCCACTTTCATTTTTTCCGGGCTTATCAACTTGGTCACTTTCCTATATGCTGGCATTTTGATCCACCGGAGCAGGATAGCACGTATCGACGCTTTGGTGGATATCAGCCCTTTACCCAATTGGGCGTTTCTTTTATCAAAAGTCATTGCCCTCGTTAACATCCAAATCTCCTTGTTGGCTTTTATTATCATAGCAGGCATCATCGTACAAATCTACAATGGCTATTACCAGTTCGAAGTAGGCCTTTACCTATTTGAAGTATATGGTCTTCATTTAATTCATTTCCTTATTTGGGCATGCCTGGCTGTTTTTATTCAATCCTTATTTACAAATCCTTATCTAGGTTTTTTTATTCTTCTCCTGGTGCCGATAGGCACTATCACGCTCCCTGGTTTTCCGGAAAAGGTGGGACTTGATTTTTTGAGTCAGGAAGTATTTTGGTACAATAAGGTTCCGGGGTATTTATTGGGTTTTGAATATTCAGACCTAAACGGCTATGGCACTTATTTACCCATTTATTTCGTCTATAAAACATACTGGGCATTGGGGGCGATGATCCTACTCGTCCTGGCTTATTTATGTTGGACCAGGGGCATGACTTATTCCTTCAAGGAACGGATGACACTTGCAAAATCGAGGTTTAAAGGTCCGGTTCGTTTCGCTTTTCTGCTTTTTTTCGTATGTTTTTCAGGGATGGGCTTTAGCATTTATTTTGAAGAAAATGTATGGCATAAAAGCAGGGTCACCACTAAAGATCAAGAACTGTTTAAGGTAGAAAATGAAAAACGGTATAAACGATACGAGCATATCATTCAGCCTCGTATAACGGCAGTCAATATCAAAATGGATCTATTCCCCAAAGCCCACCGGTTTCTGGCGACTGGCGAGTATACCTTTGTCAATCAATCAGCTAAACCCATAGACACCCTACTGGTCGCCTATAGTTTTAAGGAACACACCCGCTATGCATTTAATAAGCCCCTCAGCGTTATCAGCGAGGATAGTCTTAGGCGATTGGATGTCTTAAAACTACAAACGGGGCTCCTTCCAGGAGATAGCCTTAAGATGACTTTTGAACTCCGCAACCAGGACAATACCCTGTTGGGCACGCACTCCAGGGCGTTGGCCAATGGCACATTTATTGGCAGCCAGGTTTTCCCCAAATTGGGATACCGAAGCGTGGAGTTGACGGATAACAAAAAGAGAGCGCAATACGGCTTGCCTCAAAGAACAGAAAGTACGCGATCCCCTTCCGATAGTATGGCATTGGGCTATGCCAATCCATTCAACGATACCGACTGGATTGATTTTGAAGCCACCGTTTCTACTTCCGACGACCAAGTTGCCATCGCGCCAGGCATTTTACAAAAAGAATGGCAAGCAGATGGGCGACGTTATTTTCATTATAAAACAGACCATAAAATTACCCATGCTTTCACCTTCAATTCCGGGCGATACGAGGTGAGAAAGGATCAATGGGAGGGCGTTGAAGTCGCCATTTATTACCATAAAGGACATGAACACAACCTCGAAAGGCTATCAAAAGGCGTCAAGGCCTCACTTGCTTATAATAGCGAATACTTTGGCCCTTTCAAACACGCCCAAATCCGTATCGTTGAGTATCCGAGGTCGGAGGGAACCTATGCCACCGTCATGGGCAATGTCATGCCCTACGCAGAGACCTATTTCATATGCGATGTGGATGAAAATAATGAAAACGACCTCAATCTCCCATTTTATGTCTCTGCCCATGAAATTGCCCACCATTGGTGGGGCCACCAAGTCAATCCAGCCAATGTTCTAGGCAGCAAAATGGTAACAGAAAGCCTGGCCCAATACGTTGCCTTGAAGGTGCTGGAACGGAAATATGGTAAAAAGATGATGCGCAAGTTTTTGCGAAATGATTTGGATATTTACTTAAGCGGACGCGCTAATGAAAGCAAAAAAGAAACGCCGCTGCGTTATTCCTCTCTGAACCAGGAGTATGTCAATTATCAGAAAGGAGCACTCGCGTTTTATGCACTGAGTGATTACATTGGCGAAGAGAACTTGAATACTGCTTTGAACGCATATGCGGAAAAAGTCCGATTTCAAGGCCCTCCTTTCCCCAATGCCTTAGCCCTTTTAGATACCATCAAAAGGGTCGTCCCCGACTCCCTACAATACTTGGTCAAGGACTTATTTGAGACCATTACCTTGTATGACAACAAAGTGACAGGCGTGACTACCACGCCATTGGATAATGGTAAATACCAAGTGGACATCGACTTTTCGATCAGCAAATTCAGGAGTGACGGATATGGTCACCGCTTCAATAGCGATGACTTAAAAGACTCGCTTTCTTACACCCCAGAGGGAGAAAAGGCGACCGTTTTTTCCTTGCCACTGGCCGATTATATCGAAGTTGGCATTTTTTCGGAACAGGAAATCGACGGCAAAAAGCAAATGGTGGAACTTTACCTACAACAACAGAAAATCACTACCATTGGACATAAAATGAGCATCATTGTCGACCAAGCACCCACCGAAGTGGGGATTGACCCCTATTACAAGCTGATCGACATTGCGCCGGCGGATAATCGGAAGGTTTTAGAGCATGTTTCGAGGTCGCTTTAG
- a CDS encoding SRPBCC domain-containing protein, producing the protein MNSSLKFDFIVNKENNTVNVVREFAANLELVWEVWTNPEILDQWWAPKPYRTETKSMDFREGGMWLYAMISPENVKHWCKNDYHKIVYQSMFSGLDAFCDENGVANTEMPRTLWTNEFHENGETTIVNITARYNSLADLEKIIDLGFKEGFTMALENLDHYIEAQFKLRKRNKTSNKARVSTYLNFNGKTEEAFLFYKKVFKTEFLGKGIERFGDIPADAGHPPIADGIKKMVLHVELPIIGGHILMGTDAPQEMGFTLTKGNNLHICLEPETREEADRLFNELSAGGNITMPMADMFFGAYYGEFSDKYEINWMINYQNKEVL; encoded by the coding sequence ATGAATAGCAGTTTAAAATTTGACTTCATAGTCAACAAAGAAAACAACACGGTCAATGTTGTGCGCGAATTTGCAGCCAACCTTGAATTGGTTTGGGAAGTTTGGACAAACCCTGAAATTCTTGACCAATGGTGGGCACCAAAACCCTATCGCACAGAAACCAAATCAATGGATTTTAGAGAAGGTGGAATGTGGTTGTATGCAATGATTAGTCCTGAAAATGTAAAACATTGGTGTAAAAATGATTACCACAAAATTGTTTATCAATCCATGTTTTCGGGCTTGGATGCCTTTTGTGATGAAAACGGTGTAGCCAATACAGAGATGCCCAGAACACTTTGGACAAACGAGTTCCATGAAAATGGAGAAACAACAATTGTTAACATTACAGCCAGGTATAATAGTCTTGCCGACTTAGAAAAAATCATTGACTTAGGATTTAAAGAAGGCTTTACTATGGCGCTGGAAAATCTTGACCATTATATTGAAGCACAATTCAAACTTCGTAAGCGCAACAAAACAAGCAACAAGGCAAGGGTGTCAACTTATTTAAATTTTAACGGAAAAACGGAAGAGGCATTTTTGTTTTACAAAAAAGTATTCAAAACTGAGTTTTTAGGAAAAGGCATTGAACGTTTTGGTGACATTCCTGCTGATGCTGGACATCCACCTATTGCAGACGGGATTAAGAAAATGGTATTGCACGTAGAACTTCCAATTATTGGTGGACACATTTTAATGGGAACAGACGCACCACAAGAAATGGGATTTACCTTAACCAAGGGAAATAATTTGCATATCTGCCTTGAACCCGAAACAAGAGAAGAAGCAGATAGACTATTTAACGAACTCTCTGCTGGGGGTAATATTACAATGCCAATGGCAGATATGTTTTTTGGAGCCTACTATGGTGAATTTTCCGATAAATATGAAATTAATTGGATGATTAACTATCAAAACAAAGAGGTTCTTTGA
- a CDS encoding metalloregulator ArsR/SmtB family transcription factor — METRRDVFQAIADPTRRAIILLLTIGAMTPNAIAEHFNASRQAVSKHLQILKECEIVKQEQQGREINYHLNADKMKDIEKWLEQFKQLLAKRFDQLDAVLEQLKSKRK, encoded by the coding sequence ATGGAAACAAGACGAGATGTTTTTCAAGCAATAGCAGACCCTACCAGACGAGCAATCATTTTGCTTTTGACTATTGGTGCAATGACACCAAATGCAATTGCCGAACATTTTAACGCAAGCAGACAAGCGGTTTCTAAACACTTACAAATTCTGAAGGAATGTGAAATCGTGAAACAGGAGCAACAAGGCAGAGAAATTAATTATCACTTAAATGCTGATAAAATGAAAGACATTGAAAAATGGTTGGAGCAGTTTAAGCAATTACTCGCCAAACGTTTCGACCAACTTGATGCGGTTTTAGAACAATTAAAATCCAAAAGAAAATGA
- a CDS encoding serine hydrolase domain-containing protein, with amino-acid sequence MKSFISYILFLSLFGLNAFSQNKQIIIPEIDSLIQSKIKEGAPGVVIGVIKNGAFVHKKAYGLANLDYDIPLTTSSVFRIASTSKQFTAASIILLEQQGKINLNDDIRKYLNDFPFYGDTIRIKHLIYHTSGLRDYTGLMYLCGLEDDYPYTPKDLYQLIIRQKGLDFEPGTQFSYSNTGYFLLSKIVESKTGSSLNTYAKDNLFIPLEMKNTHFHDNHKLIVKNRAYGYSFGKDTYEIAMSNNDIVGDGGIFTTLDDLKLWDDNFYSHKVGGIGWYKKMVTPGELNDKSTIPYAGGLFIRTFRGLKKINHTGWYAGFKSSIAQYPEEKTTIIILANSPDLEPPILTNQIAEIVLSNKLTPRTSSEKRKGNDNLENKPPSETPKEIMEALVGDYYSQELNFKYQIFIKEGNLACKIGNNKMMQLQYINKDLFMVDEYVSLIPKWEKENLISSFSLSVGDSKNIWFKRI; translated from the coding sequence ATGAAATCATTCATAAGCTATATACTCTTTTTAAGTTTATTTGGATTAAATGCATTTTCTCAAAATAAACAGATTATTATACCTGAAATTGATTCTCTTATTCAAAGTAAAATAAAAGAGGGGGCTCCCGGAGTTGTTATTGGAGTGATTAAAAATGGGGCATTTGTCCACAAAAAAGCCTATGGATTGGCCAATTTGGACTATGATATTCCACTTACTACCTCTTCAGTGTTCAGAATTGCTTCTACCTCAAAGCAGTTTACCGCTGCAAGTATCATTCTGTTGGAGCAACAGGGCAAAATCAATTTGAATGATGACATTAGAAAATATTTGAATGATTTCCCTTTTTACGGTGATACCATTAGGATAAAGCACCTTATTTACCATACTAGCGGTTTAAGGGATTATACAGGTTTGATGTACCTTTGCGGCTTAGAAGATGATTATCCATATACACCTAAGGATCTTTATCAATTGATAATTCGACAAAAAGGCTTGGACTTTGAGCCTGGCACTCAATTCAGTTATAGCAATACAGGCTATTTTTTGCTTTCAAAAATCGTTGAATCGAAAACGGGAAGTTCATTAAACACTTACGCTAAGGACAATCTGTTTATTCCATTGGAGATGAAGAACACCCATTTTCACGATAATCATAAACTCATTGTAAAAAACAGAGCTTATGGATATAGTTTTGGAAAGGACACCTACGAAATAGCTATGAGCAATAACGATATTGTAGGTGATGGCGGAATCTTTACAACGCTTGATGATTTAAAGCTTTGGGACGATAATTTTTATTCCCATAAAGTGGGCGGTATAGGTTGGTATAAAAAAATGGTTACCCCCGGAGAGCTAAACGATAAATCTACCATTCCTTATGCCGGGGGGTTATTTATCCGCACTTTTAGAGGGTTGAAAAAAATAAATCACACAGGATGGTATGCAGGTTTCAAATCGAGCATAGCCCAATATCCCGAAGAAAAAACAACCATCATTATTTTGGCAAATAGCCCGGATTTGGAACCTCCAATTTTAACTAATCAAATTGCTGAAATTGTTTTAAGTAACAAGTTGACACCAAGAACCTCTTCAGAGAAAAGAAAAGGAAACGATAATTTGGAAAATAAACCTCCATCCGAAACCCCGAAAGAGATAATGGAGGCATTGGTTGGTGACTATTACAGTCAGGAGTTAAATTTCAAATACCAAATATTCATAAAAGAGGGGAATTTGGCATGTAAAATAGGCAACAACAAAATGATGCAACTTCAATATATTAACAAAGATCTCTTTATGGTTGATGAATATGTAAGTCTAATTCCAAAATGGGAAAAGGAAAACCTAATTTCTTCCTTTTCATTAAGTGTTGGCGACTCAAAAAATATTTGGTTTAAAAGAATTTGA